Proteins found in one Pyrobaculum sp. 3827-6 genomic segment:
- a CDS encoding 3-hydroxyacyl-CoA dehydrogenase NAD-binding domain-containing protein has translation MPRVAVIGAGAMGHGIAELFAIAGYEVSLVDISQDILSKALRNIEESLVKIKERGRLKEDVQTILARIKPVVGDVCRAVEG, from the coding sequence ATGCCTCGGGTAGCTGTGATTGGGGCAGGCGCCATGGGCCACGGCATTGCTGAGCTTTTCGCAATCGCTGGCTACGAGGTTAGTCTCGTAGATATTTCTCAAGACATCCTAAGTAAAGCGTTGAGGAATATCGAGGAGTCGCTGGTAAAAATAAAGGAGAGAGGGCGCTTAAAGGAGGATGTACAAACTATTCTTGCCAGAATTAAGCCTGTAGTGGGAGATGTGTGTAGAGCTGTTGAGGGT